The following coding sequences are from one Myxococcales bacterium window:
- a CDS encoding GMC family oxidoreductase has translation MKPLTRDYDAIVVGSGFGGGAAAYALSRRGLHTLMLERGVWPLRDADDWNGRQILLDGRYKANAPVAIAQYGKPPKDTVPNAVVGGNSVFFGGAALRLRPTDFADWAVSYDGLEPFYAEAERLLEVHGQAGADPHEPPRSGPYPAPAAALTPPAARIHAAATAVGFHPFAVPTAIDFSGARGTACLRCSTCDGFPCKVGAKNDVAMTLLAKSDPERLMIVSGVTATRVLVEGKRAVGVEVLDPRTGQRHTVRARVVVAAGGAVQTPALLLRSGLEVMDASGLLGRNLMRHCNAMVGYVFPFATNPEQVNHKQICVSDLYEQERAATGRAVGVIQDMMMPPPDVVRVLAPKGFRFAAHTFAAHIQTLICIAEDEPQAENRVTLSARTDEHGLPITSVDHRYTRADVHRRELLVRAARKILRKAGGFVGKVNLVDSFSHAVGSVRFGSDPATAVLDRECAFFRVPNLFVTDGSVMPTSGGVNPSLTITANALRVSQAIRQRL, from the coding sequence ATGAAACCCCTGACGCGAGACTACGACGCGATCGTGGTGGGCTCTGGCTTTGGCGGCGGGGCGGCGGCGTATGCCCTTTCCCGCCGGGGCTTGCACACGTTGATGCTCGAGCGGGGGGTATGGCCCCTGCGCGACGCGGACGACTGGAACGGGCGGCAGATCCTGCTCGACGGCCGGTACAAGGCCAACGCGCCCGTGGCGATCGCTCAATACGGCAAGCCGCCCAAGGACACCGTGCCCAACGCGGTGGTGGGCGGAAACTCCGTGTTTTTCGGGGGGGCGGCGTTGCGCCTGCGGCCTACCGATTTCGCCGACTGGGCGGTGTCTTACGACGGACTCGAGCCCTTCTATGCCGAGGCCGAGCGTTTGCTCGAGGTGCACGGGCAGGCCGGCGCCGACCCGCACGAGCCTCCGCGCTCGGGACCTTATCCGGCGCCGGCCGCGGCGCTGACACCGCCCGCCGCGCGCATTCATGCGGCGGCCACGGCCGTGGGCTTTCATCCCTTCGCGGTGCCCACGGCGATTGACTTTAGCGGTGCCCGCGGCACGGCGTGCCTGCGCTGTTCCACCTGCGATGGGTTTCCGTGCAAGGTGGGTGCGAAGAACGACGTGGCAATGACCTTGCTCGCCAAGTCCGATCCCGAGCGGTTGATGATCGTCTCGGGCGTGACCGCCACCCGGGTCTTGGTCGAAGGCAAGCGGGCCGTGGGCGTCGAGGTCTTGGACCCGCGAACGGGACAACGTCACACGGTGCGCGCGCGGGTCGTGGTGGCGGCCGGCGGGGCCGTACAAACCCCGGCGCTCCTCCTGCGCTCGGGACTCGAGGTGATGGATGCCTCGGGCCTGCTGGGCCGCAACCTGATGCGGCACTGCAACGCCATGGTGGGCTACGTGTTTCCCTTCGCCACCAACCCCGAGCAGGTCAACCACAAACAGATCTGCGTGAGCGACCTTTATGAGCAAGAGCGCGCCGCAACGGGGCGGGCGGTGGGGGTGATTCAAGACATGATGATGCCCCCGCCCGACGTGGTGCGCGTGCTGGCGCCCAAGGGCTTTCGCTTCGCTGCCCACACGTTCGCGGCGCACATCCAAACCCTCATTTGCATCGCGGAAGACGAGCCCCAGGCTGAAAACCGCGTGACGCTTTCGGCGCGCACCGATGAGCACGGCCTGCCGATCACGTCGGTCGATCACCGCTACACCCGGGCGGACGTGCACCGGCGAGAGCTGCTGGTCCGAGCGGCACGGAAAATCCTACGGAAAGCGGGAGGTTTCGTGGGCAAGGTGAACCTGGTGGATTCCTTCTCCCACGCGGTGGGCAGTGTGCGCTTCGGCTCCGACCCCGCCACGGCGGTGCTCGACCGTGAATGCGCCTTCTTTCGTGTGCCCAATCTCTTCGTCACCGACGGCAGCGTCATGCCCACCTCGGGCGGTGTGAACCCAAGTCTGACGATCACGGCCAACGCGCTCCGGGTGAGCCAGGCGATCAG